From Thermoleophilia bacterium, a single genomic window includes:
- a CDS encoding FAD-dependent oxidoreductase has product MNAQPWPYPVRYGKETVLTADVLVIGGGIAGCHAAISATKRGAKVIVVDKGAIIRSGSGGAGVDHWGRAYTNPCSKITPDEAIMMPGGRGLIGPVPGAYSIKHVQYIIFNESWEAALDMEQWGMRIRDVDDEFVGAEFRDEETKLLFAYDYDTRTTLRVQGAHAKVYLYRQMKKLGITMLERVMGTSLLTEGGRGGGRVVGATAVNVRTGEFYVIRAKATILATGQPLRIWVFNTELAGSCTAHDDPNCAGDGCAMAWRAGAEFTLMERSMQSSGPFRYPAYGTGNASNTWYGCTIVDETGKEVPWVDSEGNVLKTVSERFHPKKRGELPRLIPDLADRIRAGEFVLPLYADLPGMPEHERRAIFGLMVAHEGKTLIPIYKTYTEAGFDPDRDMLQANVLPPEVMGSDPVWWAASAKGASAPQWRETAFGGGGGLVVDWDLKTTLEGLYAAGNQIAGYTGHPGAAATGRYAGRKAVEYLRDAPDPVVDARQVEQEKQRVYAPVTRKNGTGWKELQAGISRIMQDYCSYCKTESVLKKGLEWLESIEKSEAAKAYARNPHELWRTLETFVRLTVSEIILHASLARRASSEELDFWRIDYPQVDPPEWKKFVTVRLKEDEVEVGERPLEYWLKDPYLPSYAENYLIHSAP; this is encoded by the coding sequence ATGAATGCTCAGCCGTGGCCGTACCCAGTTCGCTACGGTAAAGAGACGGTTCTTACAGCGGACGTGCTGGTGATCGGTGGCGGTATTGCGGGCTGCCACGCGGCCATTAGCGCCACCAAGCGCGGGGCCAAAGTAATTGTTGTTGATAAGGGCGCTATCATACGAAGCGGTTCGGGCGGGGCGGGAGTAGACCACTGGGGTCGAGCTTACACAAATCCATGCTCCAAAATTACTCCCGACGAAGCGATTATGATGCCAGGGGGAAGGGGTCTTATTGGGCCTGTTCCGGGCGCCTACTCTATAAAGCACGTCCAGTACATCATCTTTAACGAGTCTTGGGAAGCCGCCCTCGACATGGAACAGTGGGGAATGCGCATCCGTGACGTGGACGACGAGTTTGTAGGGGCCGAATTCCGAGACGAAGAGACAAAGCTCCTTTTTGCCTATGACTATGACACCCGCACCACTCTGCGTGTTCAGGGCGCCCACGCAAAGGTGTATCTGTACCGGCAGATGAAGAAGCTCGGCATAACGATGCTCGAGCGAGTTATGGGAACGAGCCTCCTTACAGAGGGAGGCCGCGGGGGAGGGCGGGTGGTAGGCGCCACGGCCGTAAACGTGCGCACCGGAGAATTCTATGTAATACGAGCCAAGGCCACCATTCTTGCGACAGGACAACCTTTGCGCATTTGGGTTTTTAATACAGAGCTGGCCGGCTCCTGCACTGCGCACGATGATCCCAACTGCGCTGGCGACGGCTGCGCCATGGCCTGGCGAGCGGGGGCGGAATTTACACTTATGGAGCGCAGCATGCAATCCTCCGGGCCCTTCCGCTACCCAGCCTACGGCACTGGCAATGCTTCCAATACTTGGTACGGGTGCACAATTGTCGATGAGACCGGGAAAGAAGTTCCTTGGGTCGATAGCGAAGGCAACGTACTAAAAACAGTCTCAGAGCGCTTCCATCCTAAGAAAAGAGGGGAGCTGCCTCGACTTATCCCAGACCTAGCCGATCGGATTAGGGCCGGTGAATTCGTATTGCCCTTATACGCTGATCTTCCAGGCATGCCCGAGCACGAGCGCCGCGCCATTTTCGGGCTCATGGTCGCGCACGAGGGCAAGACTTTGATCCCAATCTACAAAACATACACGGAGGCCGGTTTCGACCCCGACCGTGACATGCTCCAGGCCAACGTGCTTCCTCCAGAAGTCATGGGTAGCGACCCCGTTTGGTGGGCCGCAAGCGCTAAAGGCGCATCAGCTCCGCAGTGGCGGGAGACGGCGTTCGGCGGCGGAGGTGGCCTTGTAGTCGACTGGGATCTGAAGACCACTTTGGAGGGCCTTTACGCGGCTGGCAATCAAATTGCGGGATATACAGGGCACCCGGGAGCAGCTGCCACGGGCCGCTATGCTGGTAGGAAGGCAGTTGAGTACTTGCGTGACGCTCCGGATCCCGTGGTTGATGCGCGACAAGTGGAGCAAGAGAAGCAACGCGTTTATGCCCCTGTCACCCGCAAGAACGGAACAGGTTGGAAAGAACTCCAAGCCGGTATAAGCCGCATCATGCAGGACTACTGCAGCTACTGCAAGACCGAATCGGTGCTTAAGAAAGGGCTTGAATGGCTGGAGTCCATCGAAAAAAGTGAGGCAGCCAAAGCATACGCCAGGAATCCGCACGAGCTGTGGCGGACCCTTGAGACCTTTGTCAGGCTCACGGTAAGCGAGATAATCCTTCATGCCTCCCTTGCTCGCCGAGCAAGTAGCGAAGAGCTTGACTTCTGGCGTATTGACTATCCCCAGGTTGATCCTCCAGAGTGGAAGAAATTTGTGACCGTCCGCCTAAAAGAGGACGAGGTTGAGGTAGGTGAGCGCCCACTTGAGTACTGGCTCAAGGATCCCTATCTGCCCAGTTATGCGGAAAACTATCTCATTCACAGCGCGCCGTAG
- a CDS encoding ABC transporter substrate-binding protein, whose amino-acid sequence MRIADLAKCGSRKKKAWLSVLVILAGILVALCLASCGEEATTTTAAPSSTAPTTATSVGPTESTAPTETTTAEVQPVKGGKIRWILPTLPQSFYYPEMTPQDLQSLMPGMERLLTINSKRELAPQLAESIEEDPDNLTFTIHVRKGVKLHDGSELNAELVKWILEEVKKAGKLDWAQYYESFEVKDPYTVVAHVTQWNNAMLACLGDVPIYSREAVEKNGVEWCRANFVGTGPFKVKEFQRDQKLVWVRNPDYWQEGLPYLDEIEILHVTDYNTARAAMEAGDIDIWAGASNEQLVVLKEKGIVLKSAWSGRFDTLIPNLVDPNSPMHNPKVREAVEYALDREALNNALGYGFNMPVYEFSAPGHAGYGAAASTKREYNPEKAKQLLAEAGYPDGAPITILAQSWGGGGNTQAEAIKGYLEEGGFKVTLDLADMGRYWGSIFGTGWKDLVIFGICGYDHVNDLIDLSFWWSGLWGQIRLASWQPTQELVNLFNEALALRDAKAVEAKIGEIVALLSKDVLVIPMDFAPQITPVQPWLHIDYPDSGAIHCDLARAWAEKH is encoded by the coding sequence ATGAGAATTGCTGATCTTGCCAAATGTGGTTCGCGAAAGAAGAAGGCGTGGCTCTCGGTTCTTGTAATTCTGGCCGGAATCCTGGTTGCGCTATGTCTGGCTTCATGCGGAGAGGAAGCAACGACAACGACCGCGGCTCCGTCCAGTACAGCTCCGACGACAGCTACCTCGGTCGGGCCTACCGAAAGCACTGCGCCTACCGAAACGACAACTGCAGAAGTGCAGCCTGTGAAAGGTGGTAAGATTCGGTGGATCCTCCCCACGCTGCCGCAGAGCTTCTACTATCCTGAGATGACGCCACAGGATCTCCAAAGCCTAATGCCGGGTATGGAGCGCCTGCTCACGATCAATAGCAAACGCGAACTGGCACCCCAGCTGGCAGAGAGTATTGAGGAAGATCCCGACAATCTTACCTTCACCATTCACGTGCGCAAGGGCGTAAAGCTGCATGATGGGTCGGAGCTCAATGCCGAACTTGTAAAGTGGATACTGGAAGAAGTAAAGAAAGCCGGCAAGCTTGACTGGGCTCAGTATTACGAGTCCTTTGAGGTCAAGGATCCCTACACTGTTGTTGCCCACGTGACCCAGTGGAACAACGCTATGCTGGCCTGTCTTGGTGACGTACCAATCTACTCGAGAGAGGCCGTGGAAAAGAATGGCGTGGAGTGGTGCCGAGCCAATTTTGTGGGCACCGGACCGTTCAAGGTAAAGGAGTTCCAACGCGACCAGAAGCTCGTGTGGGTCAGGAATCCTGACTACTGGCAAGAGGGTCTTCCCTACTTGGACGAGATCGAGATTCTTCACGTAACGGATTACAACACGGCAAGAGCGGCCATGGAAGCGGGCGACATCGACATTTGGGCTGGAGCTTCCAACGAGCAGCTTGTCGTATTGAAAGAAAAAGGCATCGTTCTTAAGTCTGCTTGGTCGGGCCGTTTCGACACGCTAATACCGAATCTTGTAGACCCGAACTCGCCGATGCATAACCCCAAGGTGCGCGAGGCTGTTGAGTACGCACTTGACCGCGAGGCGCTTAACAACGCCTTAGGTTATGGATTCAATATGCCCGTTTACGAATTCTCTGCCCCCGGTCACGCGGGCTATGGTGCTGCCGCCTCAACCAAGCGTGAATACAACCCCGAAAAGGCGAAGCAACTATTGGCGGAGGCTGGTTACCCCGACGGTGCTCCCATCACGATCTTGGCTCAAAGTTGGGGTGGAGGAGGAAATACCCAGGCCGAGGCGATCAAGGGCTACCTGGAGGAAGGTGGCTTTAAAGTTACCCTAGATCTAGCTGACATGGGTCGGTATTGGGGCTCCATCTTTGGGACGGGATGGAAGGATCTGGTCATATTCGGTATCTGCGGTTATGACCACGTCAACGATCTTATTGACCTGAGCTTCTGGTGGAGCGGCCTTTGGGGACAGATTAGGTTGGCTAGTTGGCAACCGACTCAGGAACTTGTGAATCTCTTTAACGAAGCGCTTGCGTTACGCGACGCTAAGGCCGTGGAAGCCAAGATTGGCGAGATTGTGGCTCTGTTGTCTAAGGATGTCCTGGTCATTCCGATGGACTTCGCGCCGCAGATCACGCCGGTGCAGCCTTGGCTGCACATTGACTACCCAGACAGCGGTGCCATCCATTGCGATTTGGCGCGTGCTTGGGCAGAGAAGCACTGA
- a CDS encoding ferredoxin family protein has translation MGDRYNKPEGEMFQAFEPSKQELQVPAEAYLVPNPPTPCDALVFDDELCTGCNSCVEVCRCDVLMPNTVSGKPPILVYPDECWFCGCCVAHCPRPGAIRLNHPLNQRIGWKRKETGEYFRIGMKNPPPPNLKPPVGGWGLPGLSRDSDDRKSPVAEE, from the coding sequence ATGGGTGATAGATACAACAAACCCGAGGGGGAGATGTTCCAAGCATTTGAACCAAGCAAACAGGAGCTACAGGTGCCAGCGGAGGCCTACCTTGTGCCTAATCCCCCTACTCCTTGCGATGCTCTTGTCTTTGATGACGAACTGTGCACGGGATGCAACAGTTGCGTGGAGGTGTGCCGGTGCGATGTGTTGATGCCCAACACGGTAAGCGGTAAACCACCAATTCTGGTCTATCCAGACGAGTGCTGGTTCTGCGGCTGCTGTGTTGCGCATTGTCCAAGACCGGGTGCCATTCGTCTTAATCACCCGCTCAACCAAAGGATAGGCTGGAAACGAAAGGAAACGGGCGAGTACTTCCGTATCGGCATGAAGAATCCACCGCCTCCCAATCTCAAGCCGCCCGTGGGCGGATGGGGCCTTCCAGGTTTGTCTCGTGACAGCGACGACAGAAAAAGCCCCGTCGCAGAAGAATAG
- a CDS encoding ferredoxin family protein produces the protein MDNRVYMVPNPPTPNNPLRFDPDLCAGCNTCVDICPTQVLMPSPRAGEPPIVLYPEECWYCGGCVEECPTQGAITLVFPAMQNISVVWKRKTAGEVFRLGMKNAPAPVTRPPSGG, from the coding sequence ATGGACAACAGAGTCTACATGGTTCCCAATCCCCCAACTCCCAATAATCCTCTGCGATTTGATCCCGACTTGTGCGCAGGTTGTAACACGTGCGTGGACATTTGCCCCACCCAGGTACTCATGCCAAGTCCCCGGGCCGGAGAACCCCCGATTGTGCTCTACCCGGAAGAATGCTGGTATTGCGGAGGTTGTGTAGAAGAGTGCCCTACGCAGGGTGCCATAACCCTGGTCTTCCCGGCGATGCAGAACATTTCCGTGGTATGGAAGCGCAAGACCGCAGGCGAAGTGTTTCGGCTGGGCATGAAAAATGCTCCGGCTCCGGTGACTCGTCCGCCGTCAGGTGGGTAA